The following coding sequences lie in one Gorilla gorilla gorilla isolate KB3781 chromosome 5, NHGRI_mGorGor1-v2.1_pri, whole genome shotgun sequence genomic window:
- the LOC101132879 gene encoding large ribosomal subunit protein eL8-like — protein MLKGKKAKGKKVAPAPAVVKKQEAKKVVNPQFEKRPKNFGIGQDIQPKRDLTRFVKWPRYIRLQRQRAILYKRLKVSPAINQFTQALDRQTATQLLKLTHKYRQETKQEKKQRLLARAEKKAAGKGDVPTKRPPVLRAGVNTVTTLVENKKAQLVVIAQDVDPIELVVFLPALCRKMGVPYCIIKGKARLGRLVHRKTCTTVAFTQVNSEDKGALAKLVEAIRTNYNDRYDEIRRHWGGNVLGPKSVARIAKLEKAKAKELATKLG, from the coding sequence ATGCTGAAAGGAAAGAAGGCCAAGGGAAAGAAGGTGGCTCCGGCCCCAGCTGTCGTGAAGAAGCAGGAGGCTAAGAAAGTGGTGAATCCCCAGTTTGAGAAAAGGCCTAAGAATTTTGGCATTGGACAGGACATCCAGCCCAAAAGAGACCTCACCCGCTTTGTGAAATGGCCCCGCTATATTAGGTTGCAGCGGCAGAGAGCCATCCTCTATAAGCGGCTGAAAGTGTCTCCTGCGATTAACCAGTTCACCCAGGCCCTGGACCGCCAAACAGCTACTCAGCTGCTTAAGCTGACCCACAAGTACAGACAAGAGACAAAGCAAGAGAAGAAGCAGAGACTGTTGGCCCGGGCCGAGAAGAAAGCTGCTGGCAAAGGGGACGTCCCGACCAAGAGACCACCTGTCCTTCGAGCAGGAGTTAACACCGTCACCACCTTGGTGGAGAACAAGAAAGCTCAGCTGGTGGTGATTGCACAAGACGTGGATCCCATTGAGCTGGTTGTCTTCTTGCCTGCCCTGTGTCGTAAAATGGGGGTCCCTTACTGCATTATCAAGGGGAAGGCAAGACTGGGACGTCTAGTCCACAGGAAGACCTGCACCACTGTCGCCTTCACACAGGTGAACTCGGAAGACAAAGGCGCTTTGGCTAAGCTGGTGGAAGCTATCAGGACCAATTACAATGACAGATACGATGAAATCCGCCGTCACTGGGGTGGCAATGTCCTGGGTCCTAAGTCTGTGGCTCGTATCGCCAAGCTCGAAAAGGCAAAGGCTAAAGAACTTGCCACTAAACTGGGTTAA